The genomic window GGCGGCAGTGGTGGCAGGGGTCGCCGACGGCGGGGCCCGCCCTGGAGGTGGATCTGTCGTCGCCGTGGGACGTGGCCTGGTGGCAGGGCAGGGTGTGGATCGCGATGGCGGGCGTCCACCAGCTGTGGACGTACGACCCGGAGAGCGGGACGGTCGGGGTGGCGGCCGGTACGACCAACGAGGGACTCGTCGACGGTCCGGCCGCCGAGGCGTGGTTCGCGCAGCCGTCCGGGCTCGCCGCCACCGATGACCGGCTGTGGATCGCCGACTCGGAGACCTCGGCGCTGCGCTGGATCGACATCGAGGGCGTCGTCCACACCGCCGTCGGCACCGGACTGTTCGACTTCGGCCACCGGGACGGTGCCGCCGGCCAGGCGCTGCTCCAGCATCCGCTGGGCGTCACCGCGCTGCCGGACGGCTCGGTCGCGGTGGCCGACACGTACAACCACGCGCTGCGCCGCTACGACCCGGCGAGCGGTGAGGTGACGACGCTCGCCACCGATCTGCGCGAGCCGTCCGCGGCCGTGCTGGACGGTGACGAGATCGTGGTCGTCGAGTCGGCCCGGCACCGGCTGACCCGGCTGCGGCTGCCGGAGGAGGCCGTACGGGTCGAGGCGGTCGCCCATCGCACGCAGCGCGCTGCGACCGCCGTCGCCCCGGGCACGCTGCGGCTGGACGTGGTCTTCCAGGCCCCGGCCGGCCAGAAGCTGGACACGCGTTACGGCCCCTCCACCCGGCTGCTGGTCTCCTCGACGCCGCCGGAGCTGCTCGCCACCGGTGATGGCGCGGGCACGGACCTCTTCCGTGAGCTGGAGCTCGACCCCGCGGTGACGGAGGGCGTGCTGCACGTCTCGGCGATGGCGGCGTCGTGCGACGACGACCCGGCGAACGAGTACCCGGCCTGCCATGTCCACCAGCAGGACTGGGGCGTTCCGGTCCGGGTGACGGCCGAGGGCGACTCGCGGCTGGCGCTCGTGCTCGCGGGCATGGACGAGGGCGAGTAGGTCTTCCGACGGCCGGCACGGAAGCCCGGTACGGAGGTAAGCCCGGCCCGCAGGCCCGGCACGGAAACCGGCCCCGGCCCTGTCAGGGCCGGGGCCGGTGCGGGTGTGAGTGCGGGTGCCGGACGCCGCGTCAGCGGGGGTAGCCGGTCGAGCGGCCCTCTTCGGTGATCGTCGGTGCGACCGGTGGCACCACCGCCCGCCGCCGTCGCGCGATGCTGGTGAACGTGGCGACGCCGATGACGCCCACCGCCATCATGATCAGCCCGACCACGTCGAGGTTGACGCTCTCCACCTCCCAGTCGGTCGCGAAGGTGAGGATCGCTCCCGCACCGATCAGCAGGATGCAGCCTCCCAAGCCCATGATTCACCTCCGGAATCAGCTAGGGACACCGGGTACCCCGACCCGTGGCACCTAAGCGGGGGAGGCGGGCTGACGTCGGCTCAGTCCTCCAGGAACGCCACCAGCGCGTTCGCCAGCAGGTACGGGTCGTCCGCCCCGCACAGCTCGCGCACGCTGTGCATCGACAGGATCGCCACACCGATGTCGACGGTGCGGATGCCGTGCCGGGCGGCGGTGATGGGGCCGATCGTCGTGCCGCACGGCATCGCGTTGTTGGAGACGAACGTCTGCCACGGCACCCCGGCGCGCTCGCACGCCGCCGCGAAGACGGCGCGGCCGCTGCCGTCGGTCGCGTACCGCTGGTTGACGTTGACCTTGAGGATCGGGCCGCCGTTGGCGCGCGGGTGGTGCGTCGGGTCGTGGCGCTCCGCGTAGTTGGGGTGGACGGCGTGGCCGGTGTCGGAGGAGAGGCAGACCGTGGCGGCGAAGGCGCGCGCCCGGTCCTCGTAGGTGCCGCCGCGGGCGAAGACCGAGCGCTCCAGCACGGAGCCGAGCAGCGGGCCGTCCGCGCCGGTGTCCGCCTGGGAGCCGTTCTCCTCGTGGTCGAAGGCGGCGAGCACCGGGATGTACGAGAGGTCACCGCGGGCGGACACGGCGGCGAGCGCGGCCGTGCCGGCGTGCACGGAGAGCAGGTTGTCCATCCGCGGGCCGGCCACCAGCTCGCGGTCGCGGCCGAGGTGGGCGGGCGGCTCGACGGAGTGGGTCATCAGGTCCCAGCCGGTGACCTCGCCCGCCGCGAGCCCGGTCTCCTGCTCCAGGAAGGCGATCAGGTCGCCCTCGTCGACGGAGTCGCCCAGGCCCCAGATGGGCTGCATGTGCCGCTGCTTGTCGAGCTGGAGGCCCTTCTCGTGGATCGAGCGGTCCATGTGGATGGCGAGCTGCGGCACACGCAGCAGCGGCCGGTCGATGCTGACGAGGCGGCTCGTGCCGTCGCGCAGCGAGAGCCGGCCGGCCAGGCCGAGGTCGCGGTCGAGCCAGGAGTTGAGCAGCGGTCCGCCGTAGATCTCGACGGCGATCTGCCGCCAGCCGTGCGCGCCCATGTCGGGCTGCGGCTTGACCCGCAGATTGGGTGAGTCGGTGTGGGCGCCGACGATCCGGAACGGGGTGTGCGGCTCGGCGCCCTCGGGGACGTACCAGGCGATGATCGCGCCGCCCCGCAGCACGTACTTCCCGCCGCTGCCCGCGGCGGAAGCCGCTGATGTCACAGCGTCCCAGGCGTCGGCTTCCTCGACCTGCCGGAAGCCGGCCTTCTCCAGGCGCGCGGCGGCGTTGGCCACGGCGTGGTACGGCGACGGGGAGGCCGCCAGGAAGGACATGAGGTCGTCGGTGTGGCCGCGGTCGAAGGGGGCGGTTCCGAGGCGGGCGGGTTCGCTGCTCATGTTGCTCACCTTAACGAGGGACGGGGGCCCGCTCCCGGTGAGGAGCGGGCCCCCGTACGAGGGGATGTACCAGGAGGACTAGAAGGCGGCCTCGTCCAGTTCCATCAGCTCGTTGTCGACGCTCTCGGCGGTCTCGCGGGCGAGCGAGACGCCGGGCAGGACGTTCGCGGCGAAGAACTTCGCGGCGGCGATCTTGCCCTGGTAGAAGGACGCGTCCTTGGCGGATGCGGTCTCCAGCGCCTCGGCGGCGACCGCGGCGCCGCGCAGCAGCAGATAGCCGACGACGACGTCGCCGGAGGCCAGCAGCAGGCGGGTGGTGTTGAGGCCCACCTTGTAGATGTTCTTGACGTCCTCGCCGGTGGCGGTGAGGTCGGTGAGCATCCGGCCGACGATCGCCTCCAGGTCGACGGCGGCCTTGGCGAGCGCGTCGCGGGCGCCGGCCAGCTCCTCGCCGCCGGTGCCGACCGCGAGGAACTTCTTGATCTCCTCGGCCAGCAGGTTCAGCGAGGCGCCCTGGTCGCGGACGATCTTCCGGAAGAAGAAGTCCTGGCCCTGGATGGCCGTGGTGCCCTCGTAGAGGGTGTCGATCTTGGCGTCGCGGATGTACTGCTCGATCGGGTACTCCTGGAGGTACCCGGAGCCGCCGAAGGTCTGCAGCGACTGGGCGAGCTGCTCGTACGCCTTCTCGGAGCCGTAGCCCTTCACGATCGGCAGGAGCAGGTCGTTCAGGCCGTGCAGGGTCCTGGCGTCCTCGCCGGCGGCCTCCTTGACGGCGATCTCGTCCTGGACGGCGGCGGTGTAGAGGACGAGGGAGCGCATGCCCTCCGCGTACGCCTTCTGCGTCATGAGCGAGCGGCGCACGTCGGGGTGGTGGGTGATGGTGACCTTGGGCGCGGTCTTGTCCATGAACTGCGCCAGGTCGGGGCCCTGGACGCGCTCCTTGGCGTACTCCAGCGCGTTCAGGTAGCCCGTCGACAGCGTGGAGATCGCCTTCGTGCCGACCATCATGCGGGCGAACTCGATGATGCGGAACATCTGGCGGATGCCCTCGTGCTTGTCGCCGATCAGCCAGCCCTTGGCCGGGTGCCGGTCGCCGAAGGTCATCTCGCAGGTGTTGGACGCCTTGAGGCCCATCTTGTGCTCGACGTTGGTGGCGTAGACGCCGTTGCGCTCGCCGAGCTCACCGGTCTCCCAGTCGAAGTGGAACTTCGGCACGAGGAAGAGGGACAGGCCCTTGGTGCCGGCGCCGTGGCCCTCGGGGCGGGCCAGCACGTAGTGGAGGATGTTCTCCGACATGTCGTGCTCACCGGACGTGATGAAGCGCTTCACGCCCTCGATGTGCCAGGAGCCGTCGTCCTGCTG from Streptomyces sp. FIT100 includes these protein-coding regions:
- a CDS encoding NHL domain-containing thioredoxin family protein, producing MNDAAPAPTPAPAPRKRARVRAPELIGKGGWINTGGKDLKLADFRGRTLILDFWTFCCINCLHVLDELRELEEKHRDTLVIVGVHSPKFVHEADHQAVVDAVERYEVHHPVLDDPELATWKQYAVRAWPTLVVIDPEGYVVAQHAGEGHAHAIERLVEELEVEHGAKGTLRRGDGPYVPPEPAATDLRFPGKAVVLPSGNILVSDSTRHQLVELAADGETVVRRIGDGEFREPQGLALLPGGTSQAGGSGGGKVIVADTVNHALCTYDPETGAIERVAGTGRQWWQGSPTAGPALEVDLSSPWDVAWWQGRVWIAMAGVHQLWTYDPESGTVGVAAGTTNEGLVDGPAAEAWFAQPSGLAATDDRLWIADSETSALRWIDIEGVVHTAVGTGLFDFGHRDGAAGQALLQHPLGVTALPDGSVAVADTYNHALRRYDPASGEVTTLATDLREPSAAVLDGDEIVVVESARHRLTRLRLPEEAVRVEAVAHRTQRAATAVAPGTLRLDVVFQAPAGQKLDTRYGPSTRLLVSSTPPELLATGDGAGTDLFRELELDPAVTEGVLHVSAMAASCDDDPANEYPACHVHQQDWGVPVRVTAEGDSRLALVLAGMDEGE
- a CDS encoding DUF6458 family protein, encoding MGLGGCILLIGAGAILTFATDWEVESVNLDVVGLIMMAVGVIGVATFTSIARRRRAVVPPVAPTITEEGRSTGYPR
- a CDS encoding M18 family aminopeptidase, whose protein sequence is MSSEPARLGTAPFDRGHTDDLMSFLAASPSPYHAVANAAARLEKAGFRQVEEADAWDAVTSAASAAGSGGKYVLRGGAIIAWYVPEGAEPHTPFRIVGAHTDSPNLRVKPQPDMGAHGWRQIAVEIYGGPLLNSWLDRDLGLAGRLSLRDGTSRLVSIDRPLLRVPQLAIHMDRSIHEKGLQLDKQRHMQPIWGLGDSVDEGDLIAFLEQETGLAAGEVTGWDLMTHSVEPPAHLGRDRELVAGPRMDNLLSVHAGTAALAAVSARGDLSYIPVLAAFDHEENGSQADTGADGPLLGSVLERSVFARGGTYEDRARAFAATVCLSSDTGHAVHPNYAERHDPTHHPRANGGPILKVNVNQRYATDGSGRAVFAAACERAGVPWQTFVSNNAMPCGTTIGPITAARHGIRTVDIGVAILSMHSVRELCGADDPYLLANALVAFLED
- a CDS encoding acyl-CoA dehydrogenase, with translation MGHYKSNLRDIEFNLFEVLGRDKLYGTGPFAEMDVDTAKSILDEIARLAENDLAESFEDADRKPPVFDPATSTAPVPASFRKSYQSFMDSEYWRLGLPEEIGGTTSPRSLIWAYAELVLGANPAIWMYSSGPAFAGILFEEGNEQQKEIARIAVEKQWGSTMVLTEPDAGSDVGAGRTKAVQQDDGSWHIEGVKRFITSGEHDMSENILHYVLARPEGHGAGTKGLSLFLVPKFHFDWETGELGERNGVYATNVEHKMGLKASNTCEMTFGDRHPAKGWLIGDKHEGIRQMFRIIEFARMMVGTKAISTLSTGYLNALEYAKERVQGPDLAQFMDKTAPKVTITHHPDVRRSLMTQKAYAEGMRSLVLYTAAVQDEIAVKEAAGEDARTLHGLNDLLLPIVKGYGSEKAYEQLAQSLQTFGGSGYLQEYPIEQYIRDAKIDTLYEGTTAIQGQDFFFRKIVRDQGASLNLLAEEIKKFLAVGTGGEELAGARDALAKAAVDLEAIVGRMLTDLTATGEDVKNIYKVGLNTTRLLLASGDVVVGYLLLRGAAVAAEALETASAKDASFYQGKIAAAKFFAANVLPGVSLARETAESVDNELMELDEAAF